The Impatiens glandulifera chromosome 8, dImpGla2.1, whole genome shotgun sequence genome includes a window with the following:
- the LOC124912263 gene encoding uncharacterized protein LOC124912263 isoform X10, producing the protein MIKSILGNDHLGYLRQEFEVGSLNYFLEILESEILNGFDLQVIEVFCVSKFIASYEISLEYVQSGMVLLIRRLTHGLYLDSSREDEDLLIIDLVERYHLACLMGTGGSLQFQNPGLNEHIETNSWVNVDATIFSLIKNISSSHNGPLMMSVSIGILSRMLKWGRLTCYQNVKLGVLRFQAIYFLKKRWSLEMKGLSS; encoded by the exons ATGATAAAAAGCATTTTAG GAAATGATCATCTTGGCTATCTTCGTCAAGAATTTGAAGTTGGatccttaaattattttcttgaaattCTTGAAAGTGAGATACTGAATGGTTTTGAT TTGCAGGTTATCGAAGTGTTTTGCGTCTCAAAATTTATTGCATCTTATGAAATCAGTCTCGAG TATGTGCAATCTGGGATGGTATTGTTGATTAGACGCTTGACTCATGGTTTGTATCTTGATAGCTCTAGAGAGGACGAGGACCTTCTCATTATTGACTTAGTTGAAAGGTATCATTTAGCATG TTTGATGGGCACTGGTGGCTCACTGCAGTTTCAAAATCCAGGCTTGAATGAGCATATAGAAACTAACTCATG GGTAAATGTGGATGCAACTATTTttagtttgataaaaaatatatcgtCTAGTCACAATGGTCCTTTAATGATGTCAGTGAGCATTGGTATACTATCAAGAATGTTAAAATG GGGGAGGCTGACATGTTACCAAAATGTGAAGTTAG GTGTATTGCGTTTTCAAGCTATTTACTTCTTGAAAAAA AGGTGGAGTTTGGAAATGAAGGGACTATCCAGTTGA
- the LOC124912263 gene encoding uncharacterized protein LOC124912263 isoform X1, producing MIKSILGNDHLGYLRQEFEVGSLNYFLEILESEILNGFDLQVIEVFCVSKFIASYEISLEYVQSGMVLLIRRLTHGLYLDSSREDEDLLIIDLVERYHLACLMGTGGSLQFQNPGLNEHIETNSWVNVDATIFSLIKNISSSHNGPLMMSVSIGILSRMLKWCIAFSSYLLLEKSE from the exons ATGATAAAAAGCATTTTAG GAAATGATCATCTTGGCTATCTTCGTCAAGAATTTGAAGTTGGatccttaaattattttcttgaaattCTTGAAAGTGAGATACTGAATGGTTTTGAT TTGCAGGTTATCGAAGTGTTTTGCGTCTCAAAATTTATTGCATCTTATGAAATCAGTCTCGAG TATGTGCAATCTGGGATGGTATTGTTGATTAGACGCTTGACTCATGGTTTGTATCTTGATAGCTCTAGAGAGGACGAGGACCTTCTCATTATTGACTTAGTTGAAAGGTATCATTTAGCATG TTTGATGGGCACTGGTGGCTCACTGCAGTTTCAAAATCCAGGCTTGAATGAGCATATAGAAACTAACTCATG GGTAAATGTGGATGCAACTATTTttagtttgataaaaaatatatcgtCTAGTCACAATGGTCCTTTAATGATGTCAGTGAGCATTGGTATACTATCAAGAATGTTAAAATG GTGTATTGCGTTTTCAAGCTATTTACTTCTTGAAAAAAGTGAGTAA
- the LOC124912263 gene encoding uncharacterized protein LOC124912263 isoform X7 has translation MFCTGNDHLGYLRQEFEVGSLNYFLEILESEILNGFDLQVIEVFCVSKFIASYEISLEYVQSGMVLLIRRLTHGLYLDSSREDEDLLIIDLVERYHLACLMGTGGSLQFQNPGLNEHIETNSWVNVDATIFSLIKNISSSHNGPLMMSVSIGILSRMLKWGRLTCYQNVKLGNNYIRLPYRSCFMGCESHSIQFLRGVNASYKS, from the exons ATGTTCTGCACAG GAAATGATCATCTTGGCTATCTTCGTCAAGAATTTGAAGTTGGatccttaaattattttcttgaaattCTTGAAAGTGAGATACTGAATGGTTTTGAT TTGCAGGTTATCGAAGTGTTTTGCGTCTCAAAATTTATTGCATCTTATGAAATCAGTCTCGAG TATGTGCAATCTGGGATGGTATTGTTGATTAGACGCTTGACTCATGGTTTGTATCTTGATAGCTCTAGAGAGGACGAGGACCTTCTCATTATTGACTTAGTTGAAAGGTATCATTTAGCATG TTTGATGGGCACTGGTGGCTCACTGCAGTTTCAAAATCCAGGCTTGAATGAGCATATAGAAACTAACTCATG GGTAAATGTGGATGCAACTATTTttagtttgataaaaaatatatcgtCTAGTCACAATGGTCCTTTAATGATGTCAGTGAGCATTGGTATACTATCAAGAATGTTAAAATG GGGGAGGCTGACATGTTACCAAAATGTGAAGTTAGGTAACAATTACATTAGACTCCCCTATAGGAGCTGTTTTATGGGTTGTGAATCACATTCCATCCAGTTCTTGAGGGGTGTAAATGCCTCTTATAAGTCTTGA
- the LOC124912263 gene encoding uncharacterized protein LOC124912263 isoform X5, with amino-acid sequence MIKSILGNDHLGYLRQEFEVGSLNYFLEILESEILNGFDLQVIEVFCVSKFIASYEISLEYVQSGMVLLIRRLTHGLYLDSSREDEDLLIIDLVERYHLACLMGTGGSLQFQNPGLNEHIETNSWVNVDATIFSLIKNISSSHNGPLMMSVSIGILSRMLKWGRLTCYQNVKLGNNYIRLPYRSCFMGCESHSIQFLRGVNASYKS; translated from the exons ATGATAAAAAGCATTTTAG GAAATGATCATCTTGGCTATCTTCGTCAAGAATTTGAAGTTGGatccttaaattattttcttgaaattCTTGAAAGTGAGATACTGAATGGTTTTGAT TTGCAGGTTATCGAAGTGTTTTGCGTCTCAAAATTTATTGCATCTTATGAAATCAGTCTCGAG TATGTGCAATCTGGGATGGTATTGTTGATTAGACGCTTGACTCATGGTTTGTATCTTGATAGCTCTAGAGAGGACGAGGACCTTCTCATTATTGACTTAGTTGAAAGGTATCATTTAGCATG TTTGATGGGCACTGGTGGCTCACTGCAGTTTCAAAATCCAGGCTTGAATGAGCATATAGAAACTAACTCATG GGTAAATGTGGATGCAACTATTTttagtttgataaaaaatatatcgtCTAGTCACAATGGTCCTTTAATGATGTCAGTGAGCATTGGTATACTATCAAGAATGTTAAAATG GGGGAGGCTGACATGTTACCAAAATGTGAAGTTAGGTAACAATTACATTAGACTCCCCTATAGGAGCTGTTTTATGGGTTGTGAATCACATTCCATCCAGTTCTTGAGGGGTGTAAATGCCTCTTATAAGTCTTGA
- the LOC124912263 gene encoding uncharacterized protein LOC124912263 isoform X2: protein MVLIVKLQVIEVFCVSKFIASYEISLEYVQSGMVLLIRRLTHGLYLDSSREDEDLLIIDLVERYHLACLMGTGGSLQFQNPGLNEHIETNSWVNVDATIFSLIKNISSSHNGPLMMSVSIGILSRMLKWGRLTCYQNVKLGNNYIRLPYRSCFMGCESHSIQFLRGVNASYKS, encoded by the exons ATGGTTTTGAT AGTGAAGTTGCAGGTTATCGAAGTGTTTTGCGTCTCAAAATTTATTGCATCTTATGAAATCAGTCTCGAG TATGTGCAATCTGGGATGGTATTGTTGATTAGACGCTTGACTCATGGTTTGTATCTTGATAGCTCTAGAGAGGACGAGGACCTTCTCATTATTGACTTAGTTGAAAGGTATCATTTAGCATG TTTGATGGGCACTGGTGGCTCACTGCAGTTTCAAAATCCAGGCTTGAATGAGCATATAGAAACTAACTCATG GGTAAATGTGGATGCAACTATTTttagtttgataaaaaatatatcgtCTAGTCACAATGGTCCTTTAATGATGTCAGTGAGCATTGGTATACTATCAAGAATGTTAAAATG GGGGAGGCTGACATGTTACCAAAATGTGAAGTTAGGTAACAATTACATTAGACTCCCCTATAGGAGCTGTTTTATGGGTTGTGAATCACATTCCATCCAGTTCTTGAGGGGTGTAAATGCCTCTTATAAGTCTTGA
- the LOC124912263 gene encoding uncharacterized protein LOC124912263 isoform X12, whose protein sequence is MFCTGDYRVVTELVKLQVIEVFCVSKFIASYEISLEYVQSGMVLLIRRLTHGLYLDSSREDEDLLIIDLVERYHLACLMGTGGSLQFQNPGLNEHIETNSWVNVDATIFSLIKNISSSHNGPLMMSVSIGILSRMLKWGRLTCYQNVKLGNNYIRLPYRSCFMGCESHSIQFLRGVNASYKS, encoded by the exons ATGTTCTGCACAGGTGATTATAGAGTTGTCACAGAATT AGTGAAGTTGCAGGTTATCGAAGTGTTTTGCGTCTCAAAATTTATTGCATCTTATGAAATCAGTCTCGAG TATGTGCAATCTGGGATGGTATTGTTGATTAGACGCTTGACTCATGGTTTGTATCTTGATAGCTCTAGAGAGGACGAGGACCTTCTCATTATTGACTTAGTTGAAAGGTATCATTTAGCATG TTTGATGGGCACTGGTGGCTCACTGCAGTTTCAAAATCCAGGCTTGAATGAGCATATAGAAACTAACTCATG GGTAAATGTGGATGCAACTATTTttagtttgataaaaaatatatcgtCTAGTCACAATGGTCCTTTAATGATGTCAGTGAGCATTGGTATACTATCAAGAATGTTAAAATG GGGGAGGCTGACATGTTACCAAAATGTGAAGTTAGGTAACAATTACATTAGACTCCCCTATAGGAGCTGTTTTATGGGTTGTGAATCACATTCCATCCAGTTCTTGAGGGGTGTAAATGCCTCTTATAAGTCTTGA
- the LOC124912263 gene encoding uncharacterized protein LOC124912263 isoform X11, with amino-acid sequence METLDLEILLQMIHDKKHFRVKLQVIEVFCVSKFIASYEISLEYVQSGMVLLIRRLTHGLYLDSSREDEDLLIIDLVERYHLACLMGTGGSLQFQNPGLNEHIETNSWVNVDATIFSLIKNISSSHNGPLMMSVSIGILSRMLKWGRLTCYQNVKLGNNYIRLPYRSCFMGCESHSIQFLRGVNASYKS; translated from the exons ATGGAAACTCTAGACCTTGAAATCCTCCTCCAAATGATTCATGATAAAAAGCATTTTAG AGTGAAGTTGCAGGTTATCGAAGTGTTTTGCGTCTCAAAATTTATTGCATCTTATGAAATCAGTCTCGAG TATGTGCAATCTGGGATGGTATTGTTGATTAGACGCTTGACTCATGGTTTGTATCTTGATAGCTCTAGAGAGGACGAGGACCTTCTCATTATTGACTTAGTTGAAAGGTATCATTTAGCATG TTTGATGGGCACTGGTGGCTCACTGCAGTTTCAAAATCCAGGCTTGAATGAGCATATAGAAACTAACTCATG GGTAAATGTGGATGCAACTATTTttagtttgataaaaaatatatcgtCTAGTCACAATGGTCCTTTAATGATGTCAGTGAGCATTGGTATACTATCAAGAATGTTAAAATG GGGGAGGCTGACATGTTACCAAAATGTGAAGTTAGGTAACAATTACATTAGACTCCCCTATAGGAGCTGTTTTATGGGTTGTGAATCACATTCCATCCAGTTCTTGAGGGGTGTAAATGCCTCTTATAAGTCTTGA
- the LOC124912263 gene encoding uncharacterized protein LOC124912263 isoform X8 — MIKSILGNDHLGYLRQEFEVGSLNYFLEILESEILNGFDLQVIEVFCVSKFIASYEISLEYVQSGMVLLIRRLTHGLYLDSSREDEDLLIIDLVESSLMGTGGSLQFQNPGLNEHIETNSWVNVDATIFSLIKNISSSHNGPLMMSVSIGILSRMLKWGRLTCYQNVKLGNNYIRLPYRSCFMGCESHSIQFLRGVNASYKS, encoded by the exons ATGATAAAAAGCATTTTAG GAAATGATCATCTTGGCTATCTTCGTCAAGAATTTGAAGTTGGatccttaaattattttcttgaaattCTTGAAAGTGAGATACTGAATGGTTTTGAT TTGCAGGTTATCGAAGTGTTTTGCGTCTCAAAATTTATTGCATCTTATGAAATCAGTCTCGAG TATGTGCAATCTGGGATGGTATTGTTGATTAGACGCTTGACTCATGGTTTGTATCTTGATAGCTCTAGAGAGGACGAGGACCTTCTCATTATTGACTTAGTTGAAAG TAGTTTGATGGGCACTGGTGGCTCACTGCAGTTTCAAAATCCAGGCTTGAATGAGCATATAGAAACTAACTCATG GGTAAATGTGGATGCAACTATTTttagtttgataaaaaatatatcgtCTAGTCACAATGGTCCTTTAATGATGTCAGTGAGCATTGGTATACTATCAAGAATGTTAAAATG GGGGAGGCTGACATGTTACCAAAATGTGAAGTTAGGTAACAATTACATTAGACTCCCCTATAGGAGCTGTTTTATGGGTTGTGAATCACATTCCATCCAGTTCTTGAGGGGTGTAAATGCCTCTTATAAGTCTTGA
- the LOC124912263 gene encoding uncharacterized protein LOC124912263 isoform X6 has translation MIKSILGNDHLGYLRQEFEVGSLNYFLEILESEILNGFDVIEVFCVSKFIASYEISLEYVQSGMVLLIRRLTHGLYLDSSREDEDLLIIDLVERYHLACLMGTGGSLQFQNPGLNEHIETNSWVNVDATIFSLIKNISSSHNGPLMMSVSIGILSRMLKWGRLTCYQNVKLGNNYIRLPYRSCFMGCESHSIQFLRGVNASYKS, from the exons ATGATAAAAAGCATTTTAG GAAATGATCATCTTGGCTATCTTCGTCAAGAATTTGAAGTTGGatccttaaattattttcttgaaattCTTGAAAGTGAGATACTGAATGGTTTTGAT GTTATCGAAGTGTTTTGCGTCTCAAAATTTATTGCATCTTATGAAATCAGTCTCGAG TATGTGCAATCTGGGATGGTATTGTTGATTAGACGCTTGACTCATGGTTTGTATCTTGATAGCTCTAGAGAGGACGAGGACCTTCTCATTATTGACTTAGTTGAAAGGTATCATTTAGCATG TTTGATGGGCACTGGTGGCTCACTGCAGTTTCAAAATCCAGGCTTGAATGAGCATATAGAAACTAACTCATG GGTAAATGTGGATGCAACTATTTttagtttgataaaaaatatatcgtCTAGTCACAATGGTCCTTTAATGATGTCAGTGAGCATTGGTATACTATCAAGAATGTTAAAATG GGGGAGGCTGACATGTTACCAAAATGTGAAGTTAGGTAACAATTACATTAGACTCCCCTATAGGAGCTGTTTTATGGGTTGTGAATCACATTCCATCCAGTTCTTGAGGGGTGTAAATGCCTCTTATAAGTCTTGA
- the LOC124912263 gene encoding uncharacterized protein LOC124912263 isoform X3: protein MIKSILGNDHLGYLRQEFEVGSLNYFLEILESEILNGFDLQVIEVFCVSKFIASYEISLEYVQSGMVLLIRRLTHGLYLDSSREDEDLLIIDLVERYHLACLMGTGGSLQFQNPGLNEHIETNSWGRLTCYQNVKLGNNYIRLPYRSCFMGCESHSIQFLRGVNASYKS from the exons ATGATAAAAAGCATTTTAG GAAATGATCATCTTGGCTATCTTCGTCAAGAATTTGAAGTTGGatccttaaattattttcttgaaattCTTGAAAGTGAGATACTGAATGGTTTTGAT TTGCAGGTTATCGAAGTGTTTTGCGTCTCAAAATTTATTGCATCTTATGAAATCAGTCTCGAG TATGTGCAATCTGGGATGGTATTGTTGATTAGACGCTTGACTCATGGTTTGTATCTTGATAGCTCTAGAGAGGACGAGGACCTTCTCATTATTGACTTAGTTGAAAGGTATCATTTAGCATG TTTGATGGGCACTGGTGGCTCACTGCAGTTTCAAAATCCAGGCTTGAATGAGCATATAGAAACTAACTCATG GGGGAGGCTGACATGTTACCAAAATGTGAAGTTAGGTAACAATTACATTAGACTCCCCTATAGGAGCTGTTTTATGGGTTGTGAATCACATTCCATCCAGTTCTTGAGGGGTGTAAATGCCTCTTATAAGTCTTGA
- the LOC124912263 gene encoding uncharacterized protein LOC124912263 isoform X4, producing the protein MIKSILGNDHLGYLRQEFEVGSLNYFLEILESEILNGFDLQVIEVFCVSKFIASYEISLEYVQSGMVLLIRRLTHGLYLDSSREDEDLLIIDLVESLMGTGGSLQFQNPGLNEHIETNSWGRLTCYQNVKLGNNYIRLPYRSCFMGCESHSIQFLRGVNASYKS; encoded by the exons ATGATAAAAAGCATTTTAG GAAATGATCATCTTGGCTATCTTCGTCAAGAATTTGAAGTTGGatccttaaattattttcttgaaattCTTGAAAGTGAGATACTGAATGGTTTTGAT TTGCAGGTTATCGAAGTGTTTTGCGTCTCAAAATTTATTGCATCTTATGAAATCAGTCTCGAG TATGTGCAATCTGGGATGGTATTGTTGATTAGACGCTTGACTCATGGTTTGTATCTTGATAGCTCTAGAGAGGACGAGGACCTTCTCATTATTGACTTAGTTGAAAG TTTGATGGGCACTGGTGGCTCACTGCAGTTTCAAAATCCAGGCTTGAATGAGCATATAGAAACTAACTCATG GGGGAGGCTGACATGTTACCAAAATGTGAAGTTAGGTAACAATTACATTAGACTCCCCTATAGGAGCTGTTTTATGGGTTGTGAATCACATTCCATCCAGTTCTTGAGGGGTGTAAATGCCTCTTATAAGTCTTGA
- the LOC124912263 gene encoding uncharacterized protein LOC124912263 isoform X9, whose product MIKSILGNDHLGYLRQEFEVGSLNYFLEILESEILNGFDLQVIEVFCVSKFIASYEISLEYVQSGMVLLIRRLTHGLYLDSSREDEDLLIIDLVESLMGTGGSLQFQNPGLNEHIETNSWVNVDATIFSLIKNISSSHNGPLMMSVSIGILSRMLKWGRLTCYQNVKLGNNYIRLPYRSCFMGCESHSIQFLRGVNASYKS is encoded by the exons ATGATAAAAAGCATTTTAG GAAATGATCATCTTGGCTATCTTCGTCAAGAATTTGAAGTTGGatccttaaattattttcttgaaattCTTGAAAGTGAGATACTGAATGGTTTTGAT TTGCAGGTTATCGAAGTGTTTTGCGTCTCAAAATTTATTGCATCTTATGAAATCAGTCTCGAG TATGTGCAATCTGGGATGGTATTGTTGATTAGACGCTTGACTCATGGTTTGTATCTTGATAGCTCTAGAGAGGACGAGGACCTTCTCATTATTGACTTAGTTGAAAG TTTGATGGGCACTGGTGGCTCACTGCAGTTTCAAAATCCAGGCTTGAATGAGCATATAGAAACTAACTCATG GGTAAATGTGGATGCAACTATTTttagtttgataaaaaatatatcgtCTAGTCACAATGGTCCTTTAATGATGTCAGTGAGCATTGGTATACTATCAAGAATGTTAAAATG GGGGAGGCTGACATGTTACCAAAATGTGAAGTTAGGTAACAATTACATTAGACTCCCCTATAGGAGCTGTTTTATGGGTTGTGAATCACATTCCATCCAGTTCTTGAGGGGTGTAAATGCCTCTTATAAGTCTTGA
- the LOC124913097 gene encoding kirola-like: protein MTIQTMSTKIVIKSGGNVFHEIFNQRPQNITDMSPSNIQSVDLHEGEWGKVGTIGSWNYTHDGKQNMAKAVVQSIDEENKTVVYKVIGGHLNEMYKTFITTLHVETEGENNTVTWTFDYEKLSEGVEDPTSFMKFVTSLTKDIEKHHNKNNN from the exons ATGACGATTCAAACGATGTCAACCAAAATTGTGATAAAGTCCGGCGGAAATGTGTTCCACGAAATATTCAACCAAAGACCTCAAAACATCACCGACATGTCCCCTTCTAACATCCAGAGTGTCGATCTTCACGAAGGCGAATGGGGAAAAGTTGGCACCATTGGTTCTTGGAACTACACTCATG atgGAAAACAAAATATGGCAAAAGCAGTGGTACAAAGCATAgatgaagaaaacaaaacaGTTGTGTACAAGGTTATTGGGGGCCATCTGAATGAGATGTACAAGACTTTTATCACAACCCTCCATGTGGAAACTGAAGGAGAAAACAATACAGTTACGTGGACATTTGATTATGAGAAGTTGAGCGAGGGTGTAGAAGATCCCACCTCCTTCATGAAATTCGTTACTTCTCTTACTAAGGACATCGAGAAGCaccataataaaaataataattaa